A stretch of DNA from Neosynechococcus sphagnicola sy1:
TTGGCGGTATGCGTGTGCTAGGTAGCAACTATGGCGGCACTAAGCACGGTGTGTTCACCGATCGCGAAGGCGTCTTAACCAACGACTTCTTTGTGAACCTGACGGATATGAACTACCTATGGAAGCCAGCCGGTAATAACCTGTATGAAATCTGCGATCGCAAGACGGATCAGGTCAAGTGGACGGCGACACGGGTGGATCTTGTCTTCGGCTCCAACTCGATCCTGCGTGCCTATGCCGAAGTCTACGCGCAGGATGATAACAAAGAAAAGTTCGTGCAGGACTTCGTGGCAGCCTGGACGAAGGTGATGAATGCCGACCGCTTTGATCTGGCCTAACCCTTAATATGCATCTCCACGCTGTTCATGATCGCAGCGTGGGGATAGGTATATAGCTGTGTCCAGATTGATCCCGCGATTGAACCTAAGCAGTCATAATAAAAGCTACTTAGAAGGCAATAAACCACATAACAAGGCGCTACACTCGGACGGCAACTCCGCTACGCTACATTGCCGCCGGTGAGCTTTGTCGTTAGACCTCAAGTCCTTGATTGTGATGTAGCTTGGATTTTGAGGGAAAGAGTGGGTTTGGCAGCGTAAGGCTATAGCTTTGAGCTTATCGATTTGCAACCAACGGCACTCAGCACGATTCATTCGATGGAACAACAGAAGCTAAAGGAGAATGCGATCGCCCATTGATTCCTCACTCAGGGCGCAGCAAACTCTCTGGCATTTGCTGCAGAATGCGCTCAAAGATGGCTGTGTTGTTTAGTCCCCGGGTTAATACCAGCGCACCTTGAATCAGCGCGATCGCCTCTTCAGCGCGTTGACGGGCAGTAATCGGCGTGATGCCAGCATCCACTAATACAGCCGCCACACTATCAATCCAGAGGTTGAGCGCTCGTTGCACGCGCTCCTGAAATAACTCATGTGCCTCTCCGACACTGAGGAGTGCTAATAAACAATCCTGCTGACCCTGTTGGTAAAAGGCATCGACATTTTGGTTCATTGCCTGGATGCGATCACCGGGTGGGCGATTGCTGCGCAAAGGGGCTAACAAATTCTCCTTCAGCGCCTGAGTAACATAATCCAAAACGGCATCGGCCATCTCTTCCTTGCCATTGGGGAAATAGTGATAGAGACTGGCTCGCTTCAACCCGGTTGCCTCAGAAAACCGGGTAATGCTAGCCCCTTCATAGCCATATTCCTGAAATACTGCCATCAACTGGGGGATGACTTCTGCTTTAGCCATGGGTTGACCTCAAAAAAGTTTTGCGTTCCTACTTGACAGCTTACCAAACGTTCGGTAATTTGAATGTATACCGAACGTTTGGCAAAGACAAAGCAGTGCGGTATAACCTACAAGGAGAAAATTGATGAGATCCCCATTTAAAGAACGCTTGACGGTGATTACAGGAGCATCAGGTGGCATTGGCTATGCCTTCGCCAAATTATTGGCAAAGCAAGGCGCAAGATTGGTGCTGGTTTCTAGGGACGTTAGGCAACTGGAAACCGTGAAGCAAGAACTTGCACCTTTGACAGACTACATTCAGGTGATTGGTGCAGATCTATCTACTACTGAAGCCTGCGACGAGTTGATTCAACAATTGGAGCGGTTGCCCTATCCGGTAGAGGTTCTGATCAACAATGCTGGCGCTGGTGCCTCTGGCTATACGGTTGATCAACCCTGGTCGCGGCTGAATAACTTGTGTCAACTGAATATGGTGAGCCTGACCCATCTCAGCCATTGGGCGGCTAGCCAGATGAAAAAACGTCGGACGGGATACATTCTCAATGTGTCGGCTGTATTGGCTTGTGAACCTGTACCCTTCTTTGGGGTTTACAGCGCAACCAAGGCGTTTGTCACCAGTTTCTCGATCACCCTTTATCAGGAAATGAAACGCTTCAACGTAGTCGTTTCCTGTCTGCACCCACCCGCAACGGCAACGGCGTTTGGACAAGACGCTGAAATTCTCGATTCTCGTGCACTTCAGCTCTTCAATCTAATGCATTCCACGTTGAGTGCGGAACAGGTCGCCAAAGTAGGACTGCGCGGTTTGGCGGCACGCCGACCCAGTGTGGTTGCCGGTCTGCTGGGCAAGGTGATCTATGCATCTGCGGCGTTCATTCCCAGATTTCTGGGCTTATGGCTGATGGAGTTTCTGTTCAAAACCGAGCAAGCCGTACCCCGCTCAATGGATTTGAGAAGCATCTGAGACCGAAAGGTCGTGATGCATTGTATTGCTGCAAATGAATGCATCACGGATCAGCCCTCTCAAACCAGGACTGCCCGCCGATCAATGGCAAATTCCGTACAAAACTCAAGTGTGCAAAACTCAAGGAGCAACATCATGACGACCTACAACACCATTTCGATTGACGGCTTGAATATTTTCTATCGGGAAGCAGGTTCTAGGGAAAATCCTACCATTGTCCTCCTGCATGGCTATCCGGCATCCTCAC
This window harbors:
- a CDS encoding TetR/AcrR family transcriptional regulator; translated protein: MAKAEVIPQLMAVFQEYGYEGASITRFSEATGLKRASLYHYFPNGKEEMADAVLDYVTQALKENLLAPLRSNRPPGDRIQAMNQNVDAFYQQGQQDCLLALLSVGEAHELFQERVQRALNLWIDSVAAVLVDAGITPITARQRAEEAIALIQGALVLTRGLNNTAIFERILQQMPESLLRPE
- a CDS encoding SDR family NAD(P)-dependent oxidoreductase translates to MRSPFKERLTVITGASGGIGYAFAKLLAKQGARLVLVSRDVRQLETVKQELAPLTDYIQVIGADLSTTEACDELIQQLERLPYPVEVLINNAGAGASGYTVDQPWSRLNNLCQLNMVSLTHLSHWAASQMKKRRTGYILNVSAVLACEPVPFFGVYSATKAFVTSFSITLYQEMKRFNVVVSCLHPPATATAFGQDAEILDSRALQLFNLMHSTLSAEQVAKVGLRGLAARRPSVVAGLLGKVIYASAAFIPRFLGLWLMEFLFKTEQAVPRSMDLRSI